A stretch of the Dyella sp. 2HG41-7 genome encodes the following:
- a CDS encoding glutamine amidotransferase has product MKPVLIIRTGQAPDNIRARHGDFPHWFRLGAQLAPQWIHVVHVAAGEKLPSPEGVSGALITGSAAMVTDRAPWSEETAGWIRNAMDVDLPLLGVCYGHQLMAHALGGRVDYLSGGREIGTLPIDLLPEAEHDSLAALLPTQFRAHTTHEQSVMDVPNGAKVLARSARDPNHLIRYGKNAISVQFHPEFNADVMRAYIQRKHHDMRREGFDPHHTYRQVAATPIARRLLKMFSRHHGLSHG; this is encoded by the coding sequence ATGAAACCTGTTCTTATTATTCGCACCGGCCAAGCCCCCGATAATATTCGAGCGCGTCATGGCGATTTTCCACATTGGTTTCGACTCGGCGCACAACTCGCGCCGCAGTGGATTCATGTCGTTCACGTAGCTGCGGGAGAGAAATTGCCTTCGCCGGAAGGAGTGTCCGGGGCGTTGATCACCGGGTCTGCCGCGATGGTGACCGATCGTGCGCCGTGGAGCGAAGAGACCGCGGGCTGGATTCGCAACGCCATGGATGTCGATCTTCCATTGCTTGGCGTTTGCTATGGCCATCAGCTGATGGCGCACGCCTTGGGCGGACGCGTCGATTACTTGTCCGGAGGGCGCGAGATCGGCACGCTGCCGATCGATCTGCTGCCTGAAGCGGAACACGATTCGTTAGCGGCACTCCTACCCACGCAATTTCGCGCACACACTACGCACGAGCAAAGCGTGATGGATGTGCCCAACGGCGCCAAAGTGCTTGCTCGTTCAGCACGCGATCCGAATCATCTGATTCGTTACGGCAAGAATGCCATCAGCGTGCAATTCCATCCGGAGTTCAACGCTGATGTCATGCGCGCCTACATTCAGCGCAAGCATCACGACATGCGTCGCGAAGGATTCGACCCGCATCACACGTATCGGCAAGTGGCCGCCACACCCATTGCGCGACGCCTGCTGAAGATGTTTTCAAGACATCACGGACTTAGCCACGGATAA